Proteins found in one Candidatus Microthrix parvicella Bio17-1 genomic segment:
- a CDS encoding ribbon-helix-helix domain-containing protein, with product MRRIQLYIEPDVDHLLSAAAARTGTTRSAIVRQALSAWLAGSVAPGHDPLDDLVGSINADSSDDIDAVIYES from the coding sequence ATGCGGCGTATACAGCTCTACATCGAACCGGACGTCGACCACCTCCTGTCGGCCGCTGCGGCCCGGACGGGCACTACCCGCTCGGCCATCGTTCGGCAAGCGCTGAGCGCCTGGCTGGCTGGATCGGTGGCTCCCGGGCACGACCCACTCGACGACCTCGTTGGATCGATCAACGCGGACAGTTCTGACGACATCGACGCCGTCATCTACGAGTCGTGA
- a CDS encoding type II toxin-antitoxin system VapC family toxin has translation MRYVDTSFWIGMQFDRDGHHQTAAKIWTENRGPMRTSNLVMGETWTFLRRKAGFDAAVKFIDTVEQSGRISVVTVDETVDRRAWDWLRGRSDRTYSYVDATSFEIMRRERISEALAFDGDFSAAGFVEILPT, from the coding sequence GTGAGGTACGTCGACACCTCCTTCTGGATCGGAATGCAGTTCGATCGGGACGGCCACCACCAGACGGCAGCAAAGATCTGGACTGAGAACCGCGGCCCGATGCGAACATCCAACCTGGTGATGGGCGAGACATGGACCTTCCTACGCCGAAAGGCCGGATTTGATGCTGCGGTGAAGTTCATCGACACCGTGGAACAATCCGGCCGGATCTCCGTCGTCACCGTGGATGAGACCGTGGATCGCCGGGCTTGGGACTGGTTGCGTGGCCGAAGCGACCGAACGTATTCCTACGTCGATGCAACCAGTTTCGAGATCATGCGTCGTGAGCGGATCAGCGAGGCCCTTGCCTTCGACGGCGATTTCTCCGCGGCAGGTTTTGTCGAAATCCTCCCGACCTGA
- the acs gene encoding acetate--CoA ligase, protein MVHSRATQGGSVSDPTSSRTIENYQSEERTFPPSEEFVAQANLPDAEIYDRAAADPEAFWAEIARDLITWRKDFETTLEWELPYARWFVGGKLNVTENCLDRHVDAGRGDRVAYHWEGEPGDTRTITYSQLLEDVSRLANVLRGFGVEKGDRVVIYLPMVPELPMSLLACARIGAIHSVIFGGFSPDSIIDRVNDAEAKVVITADAGYRRGRPSALKPNVDTAMEQCPTVEKVLVVNRCDTEVAMVEGRDVAYADAVAAADARCEPEEMDAEDPLYILYTSGTTAKPKGIVHTTGGYLTQVAWTTKQIFDLKPETDTYWCAADVGWVTGHSYIVYGPLTNGVTGVMYEGTPDTPTEDNRTGDASSWSKDRFWDIIERYGVTQLYTAPTAIRTFMKWGAQEPDRHDLSSLRLLGTVGEPINPEAWMWYHEFIGAERCPIVDTWWQTETGACMVSPLPGIVPTKPGSATRPLPGIEVEVVDDQGNVATEGGGYLTITKPWPAMLRGIWGDPARYQETYWSRYPGRYFAGDGARLDPDGYLWVLGRVDDVMNVSGHRISTAEVESALVDHPSVAEAAVVGAKDDVSGQAIVGYVILRGGNEPSDELGEEIRQHVSIKLGAISRPKAVIIVPDLPKTRSGKIMRRLLRDVVEGRELGDTTTLADESVVAAIAEGAASGAES, encoded by the coding sequence ATGGTGCACTCACGAGCAACCCAAGGGGGATCAGTGAGCGACCCAACCAGCAGCCGGACCATCGAGAACTATCAGTCCGAGGAGCGGACGTTTCCGCCATCGGAGGAGTTCGTGGCGCAGGCCAACCTGCCGGACGCCGAGATCTACGACCGGGCGGCTGCCGACCCGGAGGCGTTCTGGGCCGAGATCGCCCGGGACCTGATCACCTGGCGCAAGGACTTCGAGACCACGCTGGAATGGGAGTTGCCGTACGCCAGGTGGTTTGTGGGCGGCAAGCTGAACGTTACCGAGAACTGCCTGGACCGGCATGTCGACGCAGGCCGTGGCGACCGGGTTGCCTACCACTGGGAGGGCGAGCCGGGCGACACCCGCACCATCACCTATTCCCAGCTGTTGGAGGACGTGTCGCGCCTGGCCAACGTGCTGCGGGGCTTCGGGGTGGAGAAGGGCGACCGGGTGGTCATCTACCTGCCGATGGTCCCCGAGCTGCCCATGTCGCTGCTTGCGTGCGCCCGCATCGGTGCGATCCATTCCGTGATCTTCGGGGGCTTCTCACCCGACTCGATCATCGACCGGGTGAACGACGCGGAGGCCAAGGTGGTCATCACCGCCGACGCCGGTTACCGCAGGGGCAGGCCCTCGGCGCTCAAGCCCAACGTCGACACCGCCATGGAGCAGTGCCCCACTGTCGAGAAGGTGCTGGTGGTCAACCGTTGCGACACCGAGGTCGCCATGGTCGAGGGCCGCGACGTCGCCTACGCCGACGCTGTGGCCGCTGCGGACGCCCGCTGCGAACCCGAGGAGATGGACGCCGAGGACCCCCTGTACATCCTCTACACCTCGGGCACCACGGCCAAGCCGAAGGGCATCGTGCACACCACCGGCGGTTACCTCACCCAGGTGGCGTGGACCACCAAGCAGATCTTCGACCTCAAGCCCGAGACCGACACCTATTGGTGCGCCGCCGACGTCGGTTGGGTCACCGGCCACAGCTACATCGTGTACGGTCCGCTCACCAACGGGGTCACCGGGGTGATGTACGAGGGCACGCCCGATACGCCCACCGAGGACAACCGCACGGGTGATGCCTCATCGTGGTCCAAGGACCGGTTCTGGGACATCATCGAGCGCTATGGCGTCACCCAGCTGTACACGGCCCCCACCGCCATCCGCACCTTCATGAAGTGGGGGGCACAGGAGCCGGACCGTCACGACCTGTCCTCGCTCCGGCTGCTCGGCACGGTGGGCGAGCCCATCAACCCCGAGGCGTGGATGTGGTACCACGAGTTCATCGGGGCGGAGCGGTGCCCCATCGTCGATACGTGGTGGCAGACCGAGACCGGGGCATGCATGGTCTCGCCGCTGCCGGGCATCGTGCCCACCAAGCCCGGCTCGGCCACCCGGCCCCTGCCCGGCATCGAGGTGGAGGTCGTCGACGACCAGGGCAACGTCGCCACCGAGGGCGGGGGCTACCTCACCATCACCAAGCCGTGGCCGGCGATGCTGCGCGGCATCTGGGGCGACCCCGCCCGCTACCAGGAGACCTACTGGAGCCGCTATCCGGGCCGGTACTTCGCCGGCGACGGCGCCCGGCTGGACCCCGACGGCTACCTGTGGGTGTTGGGTCGCGTGGACGACGTGATGAACGTGTCGGGCCACCGCATCTCCACCGCCGAGGTGGAGTCTGCGCTGGTCGATCACCCATCGGTGGCCGAGGCGGCAGTCGTGGGGGCCAAGGACGACGTGTCGGGTCAGGCCATTGTGGGCTACGTGATCCTGCGAGGCGGCAACGAGCCGTCCGACGAGCTGGGCGAGGAGATCCGCCAACACGTGTCGATCAAGTTGGGTGCCATCAGCCGACCCAAGGCCGTCATCATCGTGCCCGACCTCCCCAAGACCCGCTCGGGCAAGATCATGCGCCGCCTGCTTCGCGACGTGGTGGAGGGTCGCGAGTTGGGTGACACCACGACGCTGGCCGACGAGTCGGTGGTGGCGGCCATCGCCGAGGGCGCCGCCTCGGGTGCAGAGAGCTGA